In Tenacibaculum pacificus, a single window of DNA contains:
- a CDS encoding phosphoenolpyruvate carboxykinase (ATP) — protein MILQKQLDDKTILWLQHNNQYIIVEPIVAEIASLLNTNTSIEEITTLLSNKVNAPLQEITHFIDDIAKLLIPKVKDDVKKTILKVPENFEYNYYYKMNNITIKVSYLSDFEKLLVHPKFAHLEVQEPLNINYHYEVYSNETHISFSIDKKVINTWELNEVHYFQGKFSMKIVEHIHLKEEKEWLGVFHASAISNGKESMLFLGDSGNGKSTSLALLQANDFTCLADDFVPIDSQKKHIYSFPSAISIKKNSLDTLLPIYPELKTSAEFHFKKLNKIVRYLIPNNTNYQQHLPCKALIFIKYEKNSDLQIDEISKLNAFQQLVPDSWLSPISENAEKFMNWFEKLPCYQLTYSDNKKMIETVHKIFNNEL, from the coding sequence ATGATTTTACAAAAACAATTAGACGATAAAACTATTTTATGGCTTCAACATAACAATCAATATATAATTGTTGAGCCTATTGTAGCCGAAATAGCATCACTTTTAAACACGAATACTTCTATAGAAGAAATTACAACACTTTTATCAAACAAAGTAAACGCACCACTTCAAGAGATAACTCATTTTATTGATGATATTGCTAAGTTATTAATCCCTAAAGTAAAAGATGATGTTAAAAAAACGATTCTAAAAGTACCAGAAAACTTCGAATACAATTATTATTACAAAATGAATAACATTACTATTAAAGTAAGTTATTTATCTGATTTTGAAAAATTATTAGTACATCCGAAGTTTGCACATTTAGAAGTACAAGAACCTTTAAATATAAATTATCACTACGAGGTTTATAGTAATGAAACTCATATTTCTTTTTCAATTGATAAAAAAGTTATAAATACTTGGGAATTAAATGAAGTTCATTATTTTCAAGGAAAATTTTCTATGAAAATAGTTGAACATATACATTTAAAAGAAGAAAAAGAATGGCTTGGTGTTTTTCATGCATCAGCAATAAGTAACGGTAAAGAATCTATGCTTTTTTTAGGTGATTCAGGTAACGGAAAAAGTACCTCGTTAGCATTATTACAAGCAAACGATTTTACTTGTTTAGCAGATGATTTTGTTCCTATTGATTCTCAAAAAAAACATATTTATAGTTTTCCTTCGGCTATTTCAATTAAAAAAAATAGTTTAGATACATTACTTCCTATTTACCCTGAGTTAAAAACTTCAGCCGAATTTCATTTTAAAAAACTTAATAAAATTGTTCGATATTTAATACCTAACAATACAAATTATCAACAACATTTACCTTGTAAAGCATTAATTTTTATCAAATATGAAAAAAATAGTGATTTACAAATTGATGAAATTTCTAAGCTAAATGCTTTTCAACAATTAGTTCCTGATTCTTGGTTATCTCCAATTTCTGAAAATGCTGAAAAATTTATGAACTGGTTTGAAAAACTTCCTTGTTATCAACTTACTTATTCTGATAACAAAAAAATGATTGAAACTGTGCATAAAATTTTTAATAATGAACTATAA
- a CDS encoding nucleotidyltransferase domain-containing protein: protein MNYKETLFFIGKCLTITHEKGNRILVEKELKKGTINWDNIVKITTAHYVFPALYCNLKRADFLHYLPQDLVEYMKYISDLNRERNKKIITEAKEINTLLLANNITPIFLKGTGNLLEGLYEDIAERMVGDIDIVFSKNDYNKAIEILLSNNYSKVHKTTYDFPSFKHYPRLQKENKIAAIEIHKELLLEKYSREFNYNFIKKDTLVINNVKTMSYQNQLALSIIASQINDNGQFYNSISLRNSYDVFLLSIKTDSLKAIDNFNLLFDPLNNFLACSKKVLNSKFITFENTQNTTKHLNKFLFSIKNIKKSNKKRKRTARKLYLKSRLSIIQQSFFNKEMRSWLFNRLTDINWIKEKIGISK from the coding sequence ATGAACTATAAAGAAACTTTATTTTTTATCGGAAAATGTTTAACTATTACTCATGAAAAAGGTAATCGTATTTTAGTTGAGAAAGAACTGAAAAAAGGTACTATAAATTGGGATAACATAGTTAAAATAACTACAGCACATTATGTATTTCCAGCTTTATACTGTAATTTAAAACGTGCTGATTTCCTTCATTATTTACCTCAAGATTTGGTTGAATATATGAAGTATATTTCAGATTTAAATCGAGAACGAAATAAAAAAATTATTACAGAAGCTAAAGAAATTAACACACTATTATTAGCAAATAATATTACACCTATTTTTTTAAAAGGCACAGGGAATTTATTAGAAGGTTTATATGAGGATATTGCTGAAAGGATGGTTGGTGATATTGATATTGTTTTTTCTAAAAATGACTATAATAAAGCGATTGAAATACTACTTTCTAATAATTATTCTAAAGTACATAAAACAACTTATGATTTCCCTTCATTTAAGCACTACCCGCGTTTACAAAAAGAAAATAAAATTGCTGCAATAGAAATTCATAAAGAGCTTCTACTTGAAAAGTACTCAAGAGAGTTTAATTATAATTTTATAAAAAAAGACACATTAGTCATTAATAATGTAAAAACAATGAGCTACCAAAACCAATTAGCGCTATCTATCATTGCTTCACAAATTAATGATAATGGTCAATTTTATAATTCTATATCTTTAAGAAACTCTTATGATGTTTTTTTACTTTCTATAAAAACAGACTCCTTAAAAGCTATTGATAATTTTAATTTATTATTTGATCCTTTAAATAATTTTTTAGCCTGCTCTAAAAAAGTACTTAATTCAAAATTTATAACTTTTGAAAATACCCAAAATACAACCAAGCATCTTAATAAATTTTTATTTTCAATAAAGAACATCAAAAAATCTAATAAAAAAAGAAAAAGAACTGCTAGAAAATTATATCTAAAATCTAGGTTAAGTATTATTCAACAATCTTTTTTTAATAAAGAAATGAGAAGTTGGTTATTCAATAGATTGACGGATATAAATTGGATTAAAGAAAAAATTGGTATCTCTAAATAA
- a CDS encoding UDP-N-acetylmuramate--L-alanine ligase: protein MKVHFIAIGGSAMHNLAIALHQKGDIITGSDDTIHNPSKARLEKYGLLPNEFGWFSEKITTDLDAIILGMHAKKDNPELLKAQELGVKIYSYPEFLYEQSKDKTRVVIGGSHGKTTITSMILHVMNYHEREVDYMVGAQLDGFETMVHLTEENDFIVLEGDEYLSSPIDMRPKFHLYKPNIALLSGIAWDHINVFPTIENYNEQFKIFTDSLINGGMMVYNEEDAVLKDIVENSTNPIKKYPYQTPEYFIDNGVTYIDTSDGDLPLEVFGKHNLQNIAGAKWICQHMGIDEDEFYEAIASFKGASKRLEKVAENKSSVIFKDFAHSPSKVKATTTAVKNQYKERTVLACLELHTYSSLNAEFLKEYKGALAKADKAVVFYSPDAVKIKQLKEVTEQQIATSFERDDLIIYTNPADFKEFLFNQNLENTALLLMSSGNYGGLDFDEVKNFI from the coding sequence ATGAAAGTACATTTTATAGCAATCGGCGGAAGTGCAATGCATAATTTAGCAATTGCGTTACATCAAAAAGGAGACATCATAACAGGAAGTGACGATACAATTCATAATCCATCTAAAGCTCGTTTAGAAAAATATGGATTATTACCAAATGAATTTGGTTGGTTTTCTGAAAAGATAACCACTGATTTAGATGCTATAATTTTAGGGATGCACGCCAAAAAAGACAATCCAGAATTGTTAAAAGCACAAGAATTAGGTGTTAAAATTTATTCTTATCCAGAATTTTTATATGAGCAATCAAAAGACAAAACTCGTGTAGTTATTGGTGGTTCTCACGGAAAAACAACCATTACTTCGATGATTTTACATGTGATGAATTATCATGAAAGAGAAGTAGATTACATGGTAGGAGCGCAGTTAGATGGTTTTGAAACCATGGTTCATTTAACCGAAGAAAATGATTTTATTGTTTTAGAAGGTGATGAGTATTTAAGTTCGCCAATAGATATGCGTCCGAAATTTCATTTATATAAACCAAATATTGCATTGTTAAGCGGTATTGCTTGGGATCATATTAACGTGTTTCCAACTATTGAAAACTATAATGAGCAGTTTAAAATTTTTACAGATTCGCTAATAAATGGCGGAATGATGGTGTATAATGAAGAAGATGCTGTTTTAAAAGATATTGTAGAAAATTCTACTAATCCGATAAAAAAATATCCATATCAAACACCTGAATATTTTATTGATAATGGAGTTACTTATATTGATACTTCAGATGGAGATTTGCCTTTAGAAGTTTTTGGAAAACATAATTTACAAAATATAGCAGGAGCAAAGTGGATTTGTCAGCATATGGGAATTGATGAAGATGAATTTTATGAAGCAATTGCTAGTTTTAAAGGAGCAAGTAAGCGTTTAGAAAAAGTTGCAGAAAATAAAAGTTCGGTAATTTTTAAAGATTTTGCTCACAGCCCAAGTAAAGTAAAAGCGACTACAACAGCTGTCAAAAATCAATATAAAGAACGTACTGTTTTAGCGTGTTTAGAATTACATACGTATTCTAGCTTAAACGCAGAATTTTTAAAAGAGTATAAAGGAGCATTAGCTAAAGCTGATAAAGCAGTTGTTTTTTATTCTCCAGATGCAGTAAAAATAAAACAATTAAAAGAAGTTACTGAACAACAAATAGCAACTTCTTTTGAACGTGATGATTTAATTATTTATACAAATCCAGCAGATTTTAAAGAATTTTTATTTAATCAAAATTTAGAAAATACAGCTTTATTATTAATGAGTTCTGGTAATTACGGAGGATTAGATTTTGATGAAGTTAAGAATTTTATTTAG
- a CDS encoding alpha-2-macroglobulin family protein, which produces MIPLFLAITTYINNEKNTVKKNKESITIKPFIFTDRSIYRPGQTVYFKTILIQKKGEKNTSFSNSYIEVTLNDINGQKVKTLDLKLNEFGSASGEIILPNTGLTGEYNFSIRKNSKEKNSLINGIPFYFEQENNINTISVEEYKRPKFETDFNPVTETFKVNDIITVNGFAKAFSGANVTDAKVVYRVHRKVQYPSWWYWRGANSSVEAQEITHGETVTDVSGNFSIQFKAIPDQSVNKESLPVFNYEITADITDVNGETRSTTTIVNVGYHALLASLQINSMLNKDEKQHEITITTNNLNGQFTPSKGTVKIYKLQAPKNPLRKRPWNTPDYQDISENEFNKLFPHDAYSKEEINQTTWKKGALVFEESFDTQKSTALILNHLKNWTSGAYIAVLNTTDKFNQKVTDKAHFNITSTSEEKVADNQLFFIKTDKKMYNIDETVCVQIGSASKDMTVIVEIEKDYKTIDTKFIHLNNEIKNIEIPVNKEDVKGFAIKYYFVNYNSFDTGLLNISVENQQENISIETNTFRDKLQPGTTEKWSFTIKNDKKNKVTAEVLASMYDASLDEFKSHNWSFNPIRTATYYSRGNSSSAYHSFGNEHFRVFNRQYSNSYSNQQYDKLKWFGFRFGEDYRRRTMMSKNSSRGMNMDISESGAIQEEEELVEETVIESTETDESELTEIEDSSFSKNKSDVNDKPKNTSLKGIKIRKNLQETAFFYPHLTTDKKGNISFRFTTPEALTKWKLQLLAHTKEALSATKTLTTVTQKELMITPNAPRFLREGDNITLSAKISNLSEENLAGISQLILTDAITGKEINLLDNSTKNQSFSVNSKGNTSVSWNLAIPDDIQAVQYKIVAKADNFSDGEQNVLPVLSNRMLVTETLPMWVGSNQTKTFTLDKLKNNTSTSLKHHKLTLEITSNPAWYAVQALPYLMEYPYECSEQTFVRYYANTLASFIANSNPKIQEVFKQWKSSDALLSNLEKNQELKSLIIQETPWLRDAQSETEQKKRIALLFDLNKMKNEQENAINKLQNMQMSNGGFPWFKGGNYPNTYITQHIASGFGHLKKLGVSNFDNKITQVLEKAVRFLDAEIAIQYDNLLKEAARIKAKKGQSASEEYLKKNHLSYATIQYLYMRSFYPEIDVASKTKTAISYYKKQSATFWKDYNLYAQGQISLIQFRNDNKILASKILKSLKENSITSDELGMYWKSNIAGYYSYQAPIETQSLLIEAFSEIENDTKTVDNLKIWLLKNKQTNRWKTTKATTEAVYALLLQGSDWLSITDMVDVKIGNNKIEASKLENVKVEAGTGYFKTSWNGNEITPNMSEVTISKKGKGIAWGGLYWQYFEDLDKITSAETPLKLRKNLFKKITSDTGKELIKITDKTNLKVGDLITVRIELRSDRNMEFVHMKDMRASGVEPINVLSQYKSQDNLYYYEATKDASTNFFFDRLPKGVFVFEYDVRVNNAGNFSNGITTIQNMYAPEFSSHSKGERIIIK; this is translated from the coding sequence ATGATACCGCTATTTTTGGCAATTACTACTTATATAAACAATGAAAAAAATACGGTAAAAAAGAACAAAGAAAGTATTACAATAAAACCATTTATTTTTACTGATAGAAGTATTTATAGACCAGGGCAAACGGTTTATTTTAAAACAATTTTAATTCAAAAGAAAGGAGAAAAAAACACCTCTTTTTCAAATTCATATATTGAAGTAACATTAAATGATATAAACGGACAAAAAGTAAAAACCTTAGATTTAAAACTAAATGAATTTGGTTCGGCATCTGGTGAAATTATATTACCAAATACAGGTTTAACAGGTGAATATAATTTTTCTATTCGTAAAAATTCAAAAGAAAAAAACAGTCTTATAAACGGTATTCCTTTTTACTTTGAACAAGAAAATAATATCAATACTATTTCAGTTGAAGAATACAAACGTCCAAAATTTGAAACTGATTTTAATCCAGTTACCGAAACTTTTAAAGTAAATGATATTATTACCGTAAACGGATTTGCAAAAGCTTTTTCAGGTGCAAATGTTACCGATGCTAAAGTTGTATATCGTGTACATAGAAAAGTACAGTATCCGAGTTGGTGGTATTGGCGTGGTGCTAATTCATCCGTAGAAGCTCAAGAAATTACACACGGAGAAACAGTTACAGATGTATCAGGTAATTTTTCAATTCAATTTAAAGCGATACCTGACCAAAGTGTAAACAAAGAAAGTCTGCCTGTTTTTAATTACGAAATTACCGCAGATATTACCGATGTAAACGGAGAAACACGAAGCACAACCACTATTGTAAATGTTGGATATCATGCTTTATTGGCTTCTTTACAAATTAATTCGATGCTTAATAAAGACGAAAAACAGCACGAAATAACTATTACAACCAACAATTTAAACGGACAATTTACACCTAGTAAAGGAACTGTAAAAATTTACAAGCTTCAAGCACCTAAAAACCCGTTGCGTAAAAGACCTTGGAATACGCCTGATTATCAAGATATTTCTGAAAATGAATTCAATAAATTATTTCCGCATGATGCCTATTCTAAAGAAGAAATAAATCAAACTACTTGGAAAAAAGGTGCGCTTGTTTTTGAAGAATCTTTTGATACACAAAAATCAACAGCACTTATTTTAAATCATCTTAAAAATTGGACTTCAGGAGCATATATTGCTGTTTTAAATACGACAGATAAATTTAATCAAAAAGTAACAGACAAAGCACATTTTAATATTACGAGTACATCCGAAGAAAAAGTAGCTGATAATCAATTGTTTTTTATCAAAACAGATAAAAAAATGTATAATATTGATGAAACTGTTTGCGTACAAATTGGCTCGGCATCAAAAGATATGACTGTAATTGTTGAAATTGAAAAAGATTATAAAACGATTGACACTAAATTTATTCATCTAAATAATGAAATAAAAAACATTGAAATCCCTGTTAATAAAGAGGATGTTAAAGGTTTTGCTATCAAATATTATTTTGTAAATTATAATTCTTTTGATACTGGATTATTAAATATTTCAGTAGAAAATCAACAAGAAAATATCAGTATTGAAACCAATACTTTTAGAGATAAATTACAACCTGGAACTACCGAAAAATGGAGTTTCACTATTAAAAATGATAAGAAAAACAAAGTAACTGCTGAAGTTTTAGCAAGTATGTACGATGCTTCTTTAGATGAATTTAAATCTCATAATTGGTCATTTAACCCAATAAGAACAGCTACTTATTATTCTCGTGGAAATTCGTCAAGTGCGTATCATAGTTTTGGAAACGAGCATTTTCGAGTTTTTAATAGACAGTATTCAAATAGTTATTCAAATCAACAATATGATAAACTAAAATGGTTTGGATTCAGATTTGGTGAAGATTATCGTCGTAGAACGATGATGAGTAAAAATAGTAGTCGAGGAATGAACATGGATATTTCTGAAAGTGGAGCTATTCAAGAAGAAGAAGAATTAGTTGAAGAAACTGTTATTGAATCAACTGAAACAGATGAAAGTGAACTAACAGAAATTGAAGATAGTTCTTTTTCTAAAAACAAATCTGATGTAAATGACAAACCAAAAAACACCTCTTTAAAAGGCATTAAAATCCGTAAAAACCTGCAAGAAACGGCTTTCTTTTATCCGCATTTAACTACTGATAAAAAAGGAAACATCTCTTTTCGTTTTACAACTCCTGAGGCGTTAACCAAATGGAAATTGCAATTATTAGCACATACAAAAGAAGCTTTATCGGCTACTAAAACACTTACAACCGTAACTCAAAAAGAATTAATGATTACACCAAATGCGCCACGATTTTTAAGAGAAGGTGACAACATAACTTTGAGTGCTAAAATTTCGAATTTATCCGAAGAAAACCTAGCAGGAATTTCTCAATTAATTTTAACGGATGCCATTACAGGAAAAGAAATTAATTTGTTAGATAATTCAACAAAAAATCAAAGTTTTAGTGTAAATTCAAAAGGAAATACTAGTGTTTCTTGGAACTTAGCTATTCCTGATGACATCCAAGCTGTTCAATATAAAATTGTAGCAAAGGCTGACAATTTTTCTGATGGTGAACAAAATGTGTTACCTGTTTTATCGAACAGAATGTTGGTTACCGAAACCTTGCCGATGTGGGTCGGTTCGAATCAAACAAAAACTTTTACGCTTGATAAATTGAAAAACAATACTTCTACAAGTTTAAAACATCATAAATTAACTTTAGAAATAACCTCAAATCCTGCGTGGTATGCGGTGCAAGCTTTGCCGTATTTAATGGAATATCCGTATGAATGTAGCGAACAAACTTTTGTACGTTATTACGCAAATACCTTGGCTAGTTTTATCGCAAATTCAAATCCGAAGATTCAAGAAGTATTTAAGCAATGGAAATCGAGCGATGCGTTGTTATCAAATCTTGAAAAAAATCAAGAGTTAAAATCATTGATAATTCAAGAAACCCCTTGGCTTCGTGATGCGCAATCGGAAACCGAACAAAAGAAACGTATTGCTTTATTATTCGATTTGAATAAAATGAAAAATGAGCAAGAAAATGCAATCAATAAGCTTCAAAATATGCAAATGAGTAACGGAGGTTTTCCTTGGTTTAAAGGTGGAAATTATCCAAATACTTATATTACGCAGCATATTGCAAGCGGATTCGGACATTTAAAAAAATTAGGTGTATCTAATTTTGATAACAAAATAACACAAGTTTTAGAAAAAGCAGTTCGTTTTTTAGATGCTGAAATAGCAATTCAATACGATAATTTACTAAAAGAAGCGGCAAGAATAAAAGCCAAAAAAGGACAAAGTGCTTCTGAAGAATATCTAAAGAAAAATCATTTAAGTTATGCAACTATTCAATATTTATATATGCGTAGTTTTTATCCTGAAATTGATGTTGCTTCTAAAACCAAAACAGCAATTTCGTATTATAAAAAGCAATCTGCTACTTTTTGGAAAGATTACAATTTATACGCACAAGGGCAAATTAGTTTAATTCAATTTAGAAATGATAACAAAATTCTTGCTTCTAAAATTTTAAAATCATTAAAAGAAAATAGTATTACTTCGGATGAATTAGGAATGTATTGGAAAAGTAATATTGCAGGATATTATAGTTATCAAGCACCAATTGAAACACAATCTTTGTTAATTGAAGCTTTTTCTGAAATTGAAAACGATACAAAAACAGTTGATAACTTAAAAATATGGTTACTTAAAAACAAGCAAACAAATCGTTGGAAAACTACCAAAGCAACTACCGAAGCCGTTTACGCCTTACTTTTACAAGGTAGCGACTGGCTTTCAATTACCGATATGGTAGATGTGAAAATTGGAAACAATAAAATTGAAGCATCAAAACTAGAAAATGTAAAAGTAGAAGCTGGTACAGGATATTTTAAAACATCGTGGAATGGCAACGAAATTACACCAAATATGAGCGAAGTTACTATTTCTAAAAAAGGAAAAGGTATTGCTTGGGGAGGTTTATATTGGCAGTATTTTGAGGATTTAGATAAAATTACATCGGCAGAAACTCCGTTGAAATTACGTAAAAACCTATTTAAAAAAATAACTTCGGATACTGGTAAAGAACTAATTAAAATAACCGATAAAACAAACTTAAAAGTTGGCGATTTAATTACCGTAAGAATCGAATTACGCTCTGATAGAAACATGGAATTTGTACATATGAAAGATATGAGAGCTTCAGGAGTTGAACCAATAAATGTACTTTCGCAATATAAATCACAAGATAATTTATATTATTATGAAGCTACAAAAGACGCTTCAACAAATTTCTTTTTCGACCGTTTACCAAAAGGTGTTTTTGTTTTCGAATATGATGTTCGTGTAAATAATGCTGGTAATTTCAGTAACGGAATTACAACCATACAAAATATGTATGCACCAGAATTTAGTAGTCATTCAAAAGGAGAAAGAATTATTATAAAATAG